A genomic segment from Bacillus rossius redtenbacheri isolate Brsri chromosome 5, Brsri_v3, whole genome shotgun sequence encodes:
- the LOC134532291 gene encoding uncharacterized protein LOC134532291 yields the protein MVPVITETLVVPAIIETLVVPVIIETLVVPVIIETLVVPAIIETLVVPVIIETLVVPVITETLVVPAIIETLVVPFIIETLVVPAIIETLVVPAITETLVVPAIIETLVVPAIIETLVVPVIIETLVVPAIIETLVVPVIIETLVVPVIIETLVVPAIIETLVVPAIIETLVVPAIIETLVVPAIIETLVVPVIIETLVVPVITETLVVPAIIETLVVPAIIEMLVVPVIIETLVVPAIIETLVVPVIIETLVVPVIIETLVVPAIIETLVVPAIIETLVVPAIIETLVVPAIIETLVVPAIIEMLVFPAIIETLVVPAII from the coding sequence ATGGTTCCTGTCATAACAGAGACGTTGGTGGTTCCTGCCATAATAGAGACGTTGGTGGTTCCTGTCATAATAGAGACGTTGGTGGTTCCTGTCATAATAGAGACATTGGTGGTTCCTGCCATAATAGAGACGTTGGTGGTTCCTGTCATAATAGAGACATTGGTGGTTCCTGTCATAACAGAGACGTTGGTGGTTCCTGCCATAATAGAGACGTTGGTGGTTCCTTTCATAATAGAGACGTTGGTGGTTCCTGCCATAATAGAGACATTGGTGGTTCCTGCCATAACAGAGACGTTGGTGGTTCCTGCCATAATAGAGACGTTGGTGGTTCCTGCCATAATAGAGACGTTGGTGGTTCCTGTCATAATAGAGACATTGGTGGTTCCTGCCATAATAGAGACGTTGGTGGTTCCTGTCATAATAGAGACGTTGGTGGTTCCTGTCATAATAGAGACGTTGGTGGTTCCTGCCATAATAGAGACGTTGGTGGTTCCTGCCATAATAGAGACGTTGGTGGTTCCTGCCATAATAGAGACATTGGTGGTTCCTGCCATAATAGAGACGTTGGTGGTTCCTGTCATAATAGAGACATTGGTGGTTCCTGTCATAACAGAGACGTTGGTGGTTCCTGCCATAATAGAGACGTTGGTGGTTCCTGCCATAATAGAGATGTTGGTGGTTCCTGTCATAATAGAGACATTGGTGGTTCCTGCAATAATAGAGACGTTGGTGGTTCCTGTCATAATAGAGACGTTGGTGGTTCCTGTCATAATAGAGACGTTGGTGGTTCCTGCCATAATAGAGACGTTGGTGGTTCCTGCCATAATAGAGACGTTGGTGGTTCCTGCCATAATAGAGACGTTGGTGGTTCCTGCCATAATAGAGACGTTGGTGGTTCCTGCCATAATAGAGATGTTGGTGTTTCCTGCAATAATAGAGACGTTGGTGGTTCCTGCCATAATATAG